CATTTTTTGCGAGCTTGAGCAGAGGAACACGCATATCGTCCATTCCCCGTTCTCCGGAGATTCGGCATGCCACCATTCTGGACCGGACCGAGGCATCGCCGGTATCCACATCGTCGGTGAGAATCGACCTCACTTCGAAGTTCATGGTTGAAAGGTCCATTCCGCTCCGCTGGTCAGGATCAAGCAGGTGCAAGCTGAGCAAGGCGGTTGGATAGAGCGCGCCACGAGCAGCCAGCAACTCCTCGAAGGTCGCTTCGATCGCACGCCGTAAGCTATTGTTCTCGCCTGCGCTCTCCCATGCCCTGCGCAAATGTTGGAGGGCGTAGTCCCGTGTGGTGGCGTCACGGTTCACATCGCGAGCAACGGTCGCCAGTACTTCGGAGAAAACCTGCAAGTCCACCGGCTGTCGATGCAGGACATTCGCTACTTCGTGAAACCAAGTAGACATGGCTGCGATCGAATCACCTTTGCCGGGGGTTACTAAAAGCGCGCGCAGCAACTCCTCGAGCTCGTCCGGAGAGAGTTGA
The window above is part of the Luteolibacter flavescens genome. Proteins encoded here:
- a CDS encoding HEAT repeat domain-containing protein — encoded protein: MMLERAKRFWRERRLMLLAAGCVLAAGSLWLLRENVFRGGATPPSMVRSLPLTDLHPRESSESNRGEILRPDLTSALGLSGELTTNVRTRELMTIRGQLSPDELEELLRALLVTPGKGDSIAAMSTWFHEVANVLHRQPVDLQVFSEVLATVARDVNRDATTRDYALQHLRRAWESAGENNSLRRAIEATFEELLAARGALYPTALLSLHLLDPDQRSGMDLSTMNFEVRSILTDDVDTGDASVRSRMVACRISGERGMDDMRVPLLKLAKNESAHALERMSAIAALGRIGDPSDLDVLRTLTSHDPRIAGALRHLPRPPKN